The following coding sequences are from one Lipingzhangella halophila window:
- the lepA gene encoding translation elongation factor 4: MPQPNRTDPALIRNFCIIAHIDHGKSTLADRMLQLTGVVEDRRMREQYLDRMDIERERGITIKSQAVRLPFTALDDVTYVLNLIDTPGHVDFTYEVSRSLAACEGAILLVDAAQGIEAQTLANLYMALEHDLVILPVLNKIDLPAAQPEKYAAELAGIIGCEPSDVLKVSAKTGDGVEELLNEMVQQVPPPVGDPDASARAMIFDSVYDTYRGVITYVRVVDGRLSSRERIEMMSSKATHETLEVGVISPEPTKVSGLGVGEVGYIITGVKDVRHSKVGDTITSAAKGASEMLPGYREPKPMVFSGLYPIDGSDYPVLRDALEKLQLNDAALAFEPETSAALGFGFRCGFLGLLHLEITRARLEREYDLDLISTAPNVIYEVYMEDGAHHTVTNPSEFPEGKIEEIHEPIVKGTLLAPAEFVGPIMELCQARRGSLQGMDYLSEDRVEMRYILPLAEIVFDFFDQLKSRTKGYASLDYEPSGEQASDLVKVDILLQGEKVDAFSAIVHREKSHAYGVEMTKKLRELIPRQQFEVPVQAAIGARVIARENIRAIRKDVLSKCYGGDISRKRKLLERQKEGKKKMKVVGRVEVPQEAFISALSTEDSGEKEPKRK; this comes from the coding sequence GTGCCACAGCCAAACCGGACCGATCCCGCGCTGATCCGAAACTTCTGCATCATCGCGCACATCGATCATGGCAAGTCGACGCTGGCCGACCGCATGCTCCAGTTGACCGGCGTCGTCGAGGACCGCCGGATGCGCGAGCAGTACCTCGACCGGATGGACATCGAGCGCGAACGCGGTATCACCATCAAGTCGCAGGCAGTGCGGCTGCCCTTCACCGCGTTGGACGACGTCACCTACGTGCTGAACCTGATCGACACACCGGGCCACGTCGACTTCACCTACGAGGTGTCCCGGTCGCTGGCCGCCTGCGAAGGCGCGATCCTGCTCGTCGACGCCGCCCAGGGGATCGAGGCGCAGACGCTCGCGAACCTGTACATGGCACTTGAGCACGACCTGGTGATTCTGCCCGTTCTGAACAAGATCGACCTGCCGGCGGCGCAGCCCGAGAAGTATGCCGCCGAACTGGCCGGCATCATCGGCTGCGAGCCCTCGGACGTGCTCAAGGTCAGCGCCAAGACCGGCGATGGCGTCGAGGAACTGCTCAACGAGATGGTGCAGCAGGTGCCGCCGCCCGTGGGCGACCCCGACGCGTCCGCCCGCGCCATGATCTTCGACTCGGTGTACGACACCTACCGGGGCGTGATCACCTACGTCCGCGTTGTCGACGGCCGGCTCAGCTCGCGCGAGCGCATCGAGATGATGTCCAGCAAGGCCACGCACGAGACTCTGGAGGTCGGCGTTATCTCGCCGGAGCCCACCAAGGTTTCCGGTCTCGGCGTCGGCGAGGTCGGCTACATCATCACCGGTGTGAAGGACGTCCGGCATTCGAAGGTCGGCGACACGATCACTTCGGCGGCCAAAGGCGCCAGCGAGATGCTTCCGGGCTACCGCGAGCCCAAGCCGATGGTGTTCTCCGGCCTGTACCCGATCGACGGGTCGGACTACCCCGTGCTGCGCGACGCGCTGGAGAAGCTGCAGTTGAACGACGCCGCGCTGGCTTTCGAGCCCGAGACGTCGGCGGCGCTGGGCTTCGGCTTCCGCTGCGGTTTCCTCGGCCTGCTGCACCTGGAGATCACCCGGGCACGCCTGGAGCGCGAGTACGACCTCGACCTCATCTCCACCGCGCCCAACGTCATCTACGAGGTGTACATGGAGGACGGCGCGCACCACACGGTGACCAACCCCAGCGAGTTCCCCGAGGGCAAGATCGAAGAGATCCACGAGCCCATCGTCAAGGGGACGCTCCTGGCGCCGGCCGAGTTCGTCGGCCCGATCATGGAGCTGTGCCAGGCGCGCCGCGGCAGCCTCCAGGGCATGGACTACCTCTCCGAGGACCGGGTCGAGATGCGCTACATCCTGCCGCTGGCCGAGATCGTGTTCGACTTCTTCGACCAGCTCAAGTCGCGGACCAAGGGGTACGCCTCCCTCGACTACGAACCGTCCGGCGAACAGGCGTCCGACCTGGTCAAGGTGGACATCCTGCTGCAGGGCGAGAAGGTCGACGCGTTCTCCGCGATCGTGCACCGCGAGAAGTCCCACGCCTACGGGGTCGAGATGACCAAGAAGCTGCGCGAGCTCATCCCGCGCCAGCAGTTCGAGGTGCCGGTGCAGGCCGCCATCGGCGCGCGGGTGATCGCGCGCGAGAACATCCGCGCCATCCGCAAGGACGTCCTGTCCAAGTGCTACGGCGGTGACATCAGCCGCAAGCGCAAGCTGCTGGAGAGGCAGAAGGAAGGCAAGAAGAAGATGAAGGTGGTGGGCCGCGTGGAGGTGCCGCAGGAGGCCTTCATCTCGGCGCTCTCCACCGAGGACAGCGGCGAGAAGGAGCCGAAGCGCAAGTAG
- the hemW gene encoding radical SAM family heme chaperone HemW, translating into MPSVVLDGDPVPSDGTLPETSVAGAGQRPFGVYVHVPFCVTRCGYCDFNTYTASELHSADGEATASRETYADLAIAEIRFARQVLGTVDVPVRTVFIGGGTPTLLPAEDLGRVLAAIGEEFGLEPDAEVTTEANPETVDPDYLRRLRANGYTRVSFGMQSARQHVLRVLDRTHTPGRPEQCVAWAREAGFDHVNLDLIYGTPGETDDDWHASLRAAIDADPDHVSAYSLIVEEGTRLAARVRRGELSETDGDTLADRYLAAEHALTEAGFHCYEVSNWARGTAARSRHNRLYWTGGDWWGVGPGAHSHVGGTRWWNVKHPAAYAARLADGVSPGQAREVLDASDQRFERILLELRIAEGCPLELLDDDGRAAAVRAVADGLLDPRAHARGRAVLTLRGRLLADAVVRDLT; encoded by the coding sequence ATGCCCTCAGTCGTACTTGACGGTGACCCTGTACCCAGCGACGGCACGCTCCCGGAGACCTCGGTCGCGGGCGCGGGCCAGCGCCCCTTTGGCGTGTACGTGCATGTTCCGTTCTGCGTCACCCGGTGCGGCTACTGCGACTTCAACACCTACACCGCGAGCGAGCTGCACTCGGCGGACGGCGAGGCCACCGCGTCCCGGGAGACCTACGCTGATCTCGCCATCGCCGAGATCCGCTTCGCCCGCCAGGTCCTCGGGACTGTCGATGTCCCGGTGCGCACGGTCTTCATCGGCGGCGGCACGCCAACGCTGCTGCCCGCCGAGGACCTCGGGCGCGTCCTGGCGGCGATCGGCGAGGAGTTCGGCCTGGAGCCCGACGCGGAGGTCACCACGGAGGCCAACCCCGAAACGGTGGACCCCGACTACCTGCGGCGTCTCCGCGCGAACGGCTACACCCGGGTCTCGTTCGGTATGCAGAGCGCGCGGCAGCACGTGCTCCGGGTACTCGACCGCACGCACACCCCCGGAAGGCCGGAACAGTGCGTCGCCTGGGCACGCGAGGCGGGGTTCGACCACGTCAACCTCGACCTGATCTACGGCACACCGGGCGAGACCGATGACGACTGGCATGCCTCACTGCGGGCCGCGATCGACGCGGACCCGGACCACGTCTCCGCGTACTCGTTGATCGTGGAGGAAGGCACCAGGCTGGCCGCCCGCGTCCGGCGGGGCGAGCTGTCCGAAACCGACGGGGACACCCTCGCCGACCGCTACCTCGCGGCCGAGCACGCCCTGACCGAGGCCGGCTTCCACTGCTACGAGGTGTCCAACTGGGCCCGCGGCACTGCCGCCCGCAGCAGGCACAACCGGTTGTACTGGACCGGCGGCGACTGGTGGGGGGTCGGCCCCGGCGCACACAGCCATGTGGGCGGTACGCGGTGGTGGAACGTCAAGCATCCGGCCGCGTACGCCGCCCGGCTCGCCGACGGTGTGAGCCCGGGGCAGGCGCGTGAGGTGCTCGACGCCAGCGATCAGCGGTTCGAACGCATCCTGCTGGAGCTGCGGATCGCGGAGGGGTGCCCGTTGGAGCTGCTGGACGATGACGGGCGGGCCGCCGCGGTCCGCGCGGTGGCCGACGGTCTGCTCGACCCCCGGGCGCACGCGCGCGGCCGGGCCGTGCTCACCCTGCGCGGCCGGTTGCTGGCCGACGCCGTGGTGCGGGACCTGACCTGA
- a CDS encoding DNA internalization-related competence protein ComEC/Rec2, translating into MNPLGIDAPGAAAPPDLRLLAPAIGTWLCTAVLLGAGSATALTTGVALLGCALVLSPALRLPSSEEWVTPVLAVLVCAAAGALAVGARLAGVEASPVAELAENESGATIEVVASLDPRSRSGPALPGRPEHVIEARTVWVDSGGERLRSRVPVVLLASGPEWSDLVPGTTVALSGRVVPADDSGLVRGLVLVRGPPEDVRPPGTPRVLAGLARDRLRDAAATLPDPASALLPAMIVGDVSELDDTTTEDFQASGMTHLLTVSGANLAVLTGVALGLGRWFGWPPWFTASVGAGMIVVFILVARSEPSVLRSAVMGGIALLALALGRQRAGLTALTATVVGLLLFDPALARSYGFALSVLATAAILVLAPGWRDSWSARLPRWVAETIAVALAAHVGCVPVLVLLSAEVSWVAVPANVLAGPLVPFATVGGFAVMGIALLWPAAAAVVVWLPGILVMWVGAIATHAARVPQGAFPWRDDLAGAVAAAALILVFLAARGRLRRALCALGALVVATPVVLHWLAPPWPPSGWAVVACDVGQGDAIVLSAGDHRAVVVDTGVEPTLVDNCLRDLRVRSLPLLVLTHGDADHDGGIEGALSGRAAGAALVPGNYDSPGAERELDEGSVAVRTAEAGQRWNAGPWRLDVLWPRGGAASGSNDDSVVLLARWAPPGDSRAPPMTALLTGDIEERAQRALLSEHAIRGVDLLKTPHHGAKTQDESFLAATRPRVTITSAGADNPYGHPDPGTWALLTSLTRANYRTDRHGDIAVVPGPDGPAVAARGSTDRP; encoded by the coding sequence GTGAACCCGCTCGGCATCGACGCCCCCGGCGCCGCCGCGCCGCCGGATCTCCGGCTGTTGGCGCCCGCGATCGGAACGTGGCTGTGCACCGCGGTTCTCCTCGGCGCGGGTTCCGCGACGGCGCTGACCACCGGCGTGGCACTTCTCGGGTGCGCCCTCGTGCTCAGTCCCGCGCTCCGGTTGCCGTCGAGCGAGGAGTGGGTGACCCCGGTCCTGGCGGTCCTGGTGTGTGCGGCGGCCGGCGCGCTGGCCGTGGGCGCCCGCCTGGCCGGTGTGGAGGCAAGCCCGGTGGCGGAGTTGGCCGAGAACGAGAGCGGAGCGACGATCGAGGTGGTGGCCAGCCTCGACCCCCGGTCACGCAGCGGGCCAGCGCTACCCGGACGTCCCGAACATGTCATCGAGGCCCGCACCGTTTGGGTCGACTCCGGCGGCGAGCGGCTACGCTCCCGGGTTCCGGTGGTTCTACTGGCTTCCGGCCCCGAGTGGAGCGACCTGGTTCCCGGCACCACGGTCGCACTGTCCGGGCGGGTCGTTCCGGCCGACGACTCCGGCCTGGTGCGCGGGCTGGTTCTGGTGCGGGGACCGCCCGAGGACGTGCGGCCCCCAGGGACGCCGCGGGTGCTGGCCGGTCTCGCGCGCGACCGGCTCCGCGACGCCGCCGCCACGCTGCCCGACCCCGCCAGCGCGCTGCTACCCGCGATGATCGTCGGGGACGTATCCGAGCTGGACGACACCACGACGGAGGACTTCCAAGCCAGCGGCATGACCCACCTGTTGACCGTCTCCGGCGCCAACCTGGCGGTGCTGACCGGTGTGGCGCTCGGGCTGGGGAGGTGGTTCGGTTGGCCTCCCTGGTTCACCGCGTCCGTGGGAGCCGGGATGATCGTGGTGTTCATCCTGGTAGCGAGGTCGGAGCCGAGCGTGCTGCGGTCAGCCGTCATGGGTGGCATCGCACTGCTCGCCCTGGCGCTGGGCCGGCAGCGAGCGGGGCTCACGGCGCTCACGGCGACCGTCGTGGGGCTGCTGCTGTTCGACCCGGCGCTGGCACGCTCCTATGGATTCGCCCTTTCGGTACTGGCCACGGCGGCAATCCTGGTCCTGGCGCCGGGCTGGCGCGACTCCTGGTCCGCTCGACTGCCCCGCTGGGTCGCCGAGACCATCGCCGTCGCGCTGGCCGCGCACGTGGGGTGCGTACCGGTACTGGTGCTGCTTTCGGCCGAGGTGAGCTGGGTCGCGGTACCCGCCAATGTGCTCGCCGGCCCGCTGGTGCCGTTCGCGACGGTGGGCGGGTTCGCGGTAATGGGGATCGCGCTCCTGTGGCCGGCCGCCGCCGCGGTCGTGGTGTGGCTGCCCGGAATCCTGGTGATGTGGGTCGGCGCGATCGCCACGCACGCCGCCCGGGTCCCGCAGGGCGCGTTCCCCTGGCGCGATGACCTCGCCGGAGCTGTGGCCGCCGCGGCTCTCATCCTCGTGTTCCTCGCCGCACGCGGGCGGCTGCGGCGCGCCCTGTGCGCACTCGGCGCCCTGGTGGTCGCGACTCCGGTAGTGCTGCACTGGCTGGCGCCGCCGTGGCCTCCGTCCGGGTGGGCGGTGGTGGCCTGCGACGTTGGGCAGGGAGACGCGATCGTACTGTCGGCGGGCGACCACCGGGCCGTTGTTGTCGACACTGGTGTGGAGCCAACGTTGGTCGACAACTGCCTGCGCGACCTCCGGGTCCGGTCGCTCCCCCTTCTGGTGCTGACACACGGGGACGCCGACCACGACGGCGGCATCGAGGGCGCGTTGTCGGGCCGTGCGGCGGGTGCGGCGCTGGTCCCGGGGAACTACGACTCCCCCGGCGCCGAGCGCGAACTGGACGAGGGCTCGGTTGCGGTGCGCACGGCCGAGGCAGGGCAGCGGTGGAACGCGGGACCATGGCGCCTGGACGTGCTGTGGCCACGCGGCGGTGCGGCCAGCGGCTCGAACGACGACAGCGTGGTCCTGCTGGCCCGCTGGGCCCCTCCCGGGGACTCGCGGGCGCCACCCATGACCGCGTTGCTGACCGGGGACATCGAGGAGCGTGCGCAGCGCGCGCTGCTCAGCGAGCACGCCATCCGAGGGGTGGACCTGCTCAAGACTCCGCACCATGGCGCGAAGACCCAGGACGAAAGCTTCCTGGCGGCCACCCGCCCGCGGGTGACCATCACATCGGCTGGCGCGGACAACCCGTACGGCCACCCGGATCCGGGAACGTGGGCACTCCTGACCTCGCTCACCCGGGCCAACTACCGCACCGACCGGCACGGCGACATCGCGGTCGTCCCCGGCCCGGACGGCCCCGCGGTCGCCGCCCGCGGAAGCACTGACCGGCCGTGA
- the rpsT gene encoding 30S ribosomal protein S20, whose product MANIKSQKKRNLQNEKRHMRNKAVKSSLKTAVRRFREAAEAGDTEQATERQRHAARQLDKAVSKGVIHKNQAANRKSRMAKRLEKVQTSA is encoded by the coding sequence ATGGCCAACATCAAGTCGCAGAAGAAGCGCAACCTGCAGAACGAGAAGCGCCACATGCGCAACAAGGCGGTGAAGTCCTCGTTGAAGACCGCCGTCCGCAGGTTCCGCGAGGCGGCGGAAGCGGGCGACACCGAGCAGGCCACCGAGCGGCAGCGCCACGCCGCACGTCAGCTCGACAAGGCCGTGAGCAAGGGCGTCATTCACAAGAACCAGGCCGCCAACCGCAAGAGCAGGATGGCGAAGCGCCTGGAGAAGGTGCAGACCTCCGCCTGA
- a CDS encoding MOSC domain-containing protein, with the protein MAKTSSGNAVLRSVNVGGVVEAPWVAEVGRTAIDKRPVNEPTPVSENGIAGDSQANRAAHGGRDQAVYSYAREDLDMWQERLGRSLDDGVFGENLTTAGLDVSMALIGERWRIGSAVFEVTLPRTPCGVFQAWLQESGWVKRFTEEARTGAYLRVLTEGTIAAGDGITVEYRPDHGITVMAAFRSSYDRDIGLLRRIVEIPGRSDKWADALAWVERQASRG; encoded by the coding sequence GTGGCGAAAACGAGTTCCGGTAACGCTGTTCTGCGGTCGGTGAACGTCGGTGGCGTCGTCGAGGCGCCATGGGTGGCGGAAGTGGGCAGAACCGCGATCGACAAACGCCCCGTGAACGAGCCGACGCCCGTCAGCGAGAACGGGATCGCCGGCGACAGCCAGGCGAACCGCGCCGCCCACGGTGGCCGGGACCAGGCCGTCTACAGCTACGCGCGCGAGGACCTGGACATGTGGCAGGAGCGGCTCGGCCGCTCGCTGGACGACGGGGTCTTCGGGGAGAACCTGACCACGGCCGGCCTCGACGTCAGCATGGCTCTCATCGGTGAGCGCTGGCGTATCGGATCCGCTGTGTTCGAGGTCACCCTGCCGCGCACCCCCTGCGGGGTGTTCCAGGCGTGGCTGCAGGAGTCCGGCTGGGTCAAGCGGTTCACCGAAGAAGCCCGTACCGGCGCCTATCTGCGTGTCCTGACCGAGGGCACGATCGCGGCGGGCGACGGGATCACCGTCGAGTACCGCCCCGACCACGGCATCACCGTCATGGCCGCGTTCCGCTCCAGCTACGACCGAGACATCGGCCTACTGCGCCGGATCGTCGAGATCCCCGGCCGGTCCGACAAGTGGGCCGACGCCCTGGCCTGGGTCGAGCGGCAGGCCAGCCGCGGCTGA
- a CDS encoding DUF4870 domain-containing protein, with protein MSTPYPPHGGQGGQGYPGGYGPPPGGDPGYGAPSGPQPGQPYPGQGGQMPQGAPPPPPQQPYPQQQQPQQPYPQQQPQPPAPYQGQYYPQGNYPQGQYGGAPSSDDRTMGLIIHLGGFLLGFLLPLIMYLMKKDESPWVRHHAAQAFNFQVTMWIGHIVVIILGALTLGIGFILWPIVWIVDLIFAILAAMAANKGEWYKYSVAIPMLK; from the coding sequence GTGAGTACCCCCTACCCACCTCACGGCGGACAAGGCGGCCAGGGCTATCCCGGGGGCTACGGGCCTCCTCCCGGGGGCGACCCCGGCTACGGCGCGCCCTCAGGGCCGCAGCCCGGCCAGCCGTACCCCGGCCAGGGCGGCCAGATGCCCCAGGGCGCGCCACCGCCACCGCCCCAGCAGCCCTACCCGCAACAGCAGCAGCCCCAGCAGCCCTATCCGCAGCAGCAGCCCCAGCCGCCCGCCCCCTACCAGGGGCAGTACTACCCGCAGGGCAACTACCCGCAGGGCCAGTACGGCGGAGCGCCTTCGTCGGACGACCGCACGATGGGGCTGATCATCCACCTCGGCGGGTTCCTGCTCGGTTTCCTGCTGCCGCTGATCATGTACCTCATGAAGAAGGACGAGTCGCCGTGGGTGCGGCACCACGCCGCGCAGGCATTCAACTTCCAGGTGACGATGTGGATCGGCCACATCGTGGTGATCATTCTGGGCGCCCTCACCCTCGGTATCGGGTTCATCCTGTGGCCGATCGTCTGGATCGTCGACCTGATCTTCGCCATCCTGGCCGCCATGGCCGCCAACAAGGGCGAGTGGTACAAGTACTCGGTCGCCATCCCGATGCTGAAGTGA
- a CDS encoding putative immunity protein, giving the protein MEQNTHTVSGDFDLTMDELRVVTRYVVRHAEAVLSVFEQAVPDDPRPRAAVGAAWAFINGANRTQLQRVTSLDAHRAARSAPSETARLAARSAGDAASAAYLHPIAQAGQVGHILRASASAAHLGEMEAGGDPAIGDALLERSRQYAAPALIDVLRRYPPAPSGGTRVARLMSTLDHRLRQAADRSPGHTPESRADARGRERTS; this is encoded by the coding sequence ATGGAACAGAACACGCACACCGTGTCCGGAGACTTCGACCTGACGATGGACGAGCTGCGCGTCGTGACGCGTTACGTGGTTCGGCACGCAGAGGCCGTCCTGTCAGTCTTTGAGCAGGCTGTTCCCGATGATCCGCGCCCCCGTGCAGCGGTCGGCGCGGCCTGGGCGTTCATCAACGGTGCCAACAGGACACAACTGCAGCGCGTCACTTCCCTCGACGCTCATCGAGCCGCCCGGTCCGCCCCCTCCGAAACCGCGCGGCTGGCAGCGCGATCCGCCGGTGACGCCGCATCGGCCGCATACCTGCACCCCATCGCCCAGGCCGGCCAGGTCGGCCACATCCTGCGAGCCTCCGCGAGCGCTGCGCACCTCGGGGAGATGGAGGCGGGCGGTGACCCCGCGATCGGGGATGCCCTGCTGGAACGATCGCGGCAGTATGCGGCACCGGCGCTCATCGATGTGCTCCGCCGCTACCCGCCCGCGCCAAGCGGCGGCACTCGTGTCGCCCGGCTGATGAGCACTCTGGACCATCGCCTGCGTCAGGCGGCTGACCGGTCGCCAGGGCACACCCCGGAGAGCCGCGCCGATGCGCGCGGAAGGGAACGCACGTCATGA
- a CDS encoding LysR family transcriptional regulator, with protein sequence MTQADTRELRCFVAVAEELHFGRAAARLGIAQPPLTRTIQKLERRMGVRLLDRGGRGVELTEAGAVLLYEGRKALEGVAAATRRAQRAGRTPSTLVLAMKPGGDGGLLAEILAAHAAEPDATEVDIDCVDVGEQAAAVRDGRADIALLHRPNADLTGLDSEDLLVESQVALLPPHHRLAGRARIRESDLAVDPLPRWPDAAGELNSPAIREAGRLMQLISVGRLVAVGPESVRQYAWGGVACVPVVDAAPITLALAWPEDARSRAVSLFVRVATTVAPRNRDAMLHEPEPGI encoded by the coding sequence ATGACCCAGGCGGACACTCGCGAGCTGCGTTGCTTCGTCGCGGTCGCCGAGGAGCTGCACTTCGGCCGCGCGGCCGCGCGTCTGGGGATCGCCCAGCCTCCGTTGACGCGCACCATCCAGAAACTCGAACGGCGTATGGGGGTGCGGTTGCTGGACAGGGGCGGCCGCGGGGTGGAGCTGACCGAAGCCGGGGCGGTCCTGCTGTATGAAGGGCGCAAGGCTCTGGAGGGGGTGGCCGCGGCGACCCGGCGCGCCCAACGGGCCGGCCGGACCCCGTCCACGTTGGTGCTGGCCATGAAACCGGGAGGCGACGGCGGCCTGCTCGCCGAGATTCTGGCCGCCCACGCGGCCGAGCCTGACGCCACCGAGGTGGACATCGACTGCGTGGACGTGGGGGAACAGGCGGCCGCCGTCCGCGACGGACGCGCCGATATCGCGCTCCTGCACCGGCCCAACGCCGACCTCACCGGTCTGGACAGCGAGGACCTACTCGTCGAGTCGCAGGTGGCTCTGCTCCCGCCGCATCACCGGCTGGCCGGACGCGCCCGGATCCGGGAGTCCGACCTCGCGGTCGACCCCCTGCCTCGCTGGCCCGACGCCGCCGGAGAGCTGAACTCGCCCGCGATCCGCGAGGCCGGCCGGCTCATGCAGCTCATCTCGGTGGGGCGGTTGGTCGCCGTGGGACCGGAGTCGGTGCGCCAGTACGCCTGGGGCGGGGTGGCCTGTGTCCCCGTGGTCGACGCCGCTCCGATCACCCTCGCTCTCGCCTGGCCCGAGGACGCCCGATCACGCGCGGTTTCGCTGTTCGTGCGGGTTGCGACCACGGTGGCGCCGCGGAACCGGGACGCCATGCTCCACGAGCCCGAGCCCGGCATCTGA
- a CDS encoding SDR family oxidoreductase has protein sequence MNENTSGPPPTGTDLPPGPTRRVALVTGGNRGIGAQIAHQLATHGMTVLVGSRDPAHGAGAVADLRAAGADAHPLVLDVTDPATIDNAAAEIRAGYGRLDVLVNNAGIAGRLDSQAPGLADMDTVRATFETNVFGVIGVTEAMLPLLQRSAGARVVNISSDVGSLGQTTDPDHYMSKIPAGLAYGPSKTALNAVTVQYAKELGPDGILVNAAAPGACDTDFTRGSGLAAPRTAAQGAAVAVRLADLPADGATGGFFGEDGPVRW, from the coding sequence ATGAACGAGAACACTTCTGGTCCGCCCCCGACCGGCACCGACCTCCCGCCCGGTCCCACCAGACGCGTGGCCCTGGTAACGGGAGGCAACAGGGGAATCGGGGCGCAGATCGCCCACCAGCTCGCCACACACGGGATGACGGTACTGGTGGGTTCGCGTGATCCCGCGCACGGTGCGGGCGCGGTCGCCGACCTGCGCGCCGCCGGAGCCGACGCCCACCCCCTTGTCCTTGACGTCACCGACCCCGCCACGATCGACAACGCCGCAGCGGAGATCCGGGCTGGCTACGGCCGGCTCGACGTGCTGGTCAACAACGCCGGCATCGCCGGCCGCCTGGACAGCCAGGCACCCGGACTCGCCGACATGGACACCGTGCGCGCGACCTTCGAGACCAACGTGTTCGGCGTCATCGGCGTGACCGAGGCGATGCTCCCCCTGCTCCAGCGCTCCGCTGGGGCGCGCGTGGTCAACATCTCCAGCGACGTGGGGTCACTCGGCCAGACGACCGATCCCGACCACTACATGTCGAAGATCCCCGCCGGGCTGGCCTACGGGCCGTCCAAGACCGCCCTCAACGCGGTCACCGTGCAGTACGCAAAGGAGCTGGGGCCGGACGGAATCCTGGTCAACGCCGCCGCGCCCGGAGCCTGCGACACCGACTTCACGCGGGGGTCCGGACTCGCGGCGCCACGCACCGCCGCCCAGGGCGCGGCGGTCGCGGTACGCCTGGCGGACCTGCCCGCCGACGGAGCCACCGGCGGGTTCTTCGGCGAGGACGGCCCCGTACGCTGGTAA
- a CDS encoding helix-hairpin-helix domain-containing protein translates to MSPSHRSPHPSDGVARQRLAALAERVTHRPPPPRDPGTAPKPDAGPASGSGIVEPIPAPPYAQEAAGPRAAHPEPGSAELDTSVGVPSPAEPAPPGLPPPRTARRDPSSDEDTSGSGSGSGNEATRPSTSAGSGLRPPPGYVEAGDDLTRRSWLSALRDRLPPALTEQPRLSRSGLHALVAVCSVAVIAASWFFIQARPSPEPAPEPGSASGAPDADPASSGAEPASQDAPSAPAQPTGEVLVHVDGEVGDPGVFTLPAGSRVADAVEAAGGVDSGTDTDSLNLARPLVDGEQVLVGVTPPPGSAASGAPAPGNAPEQPEPLVDLNTASPEQLEELPGIGPVLAERIIEHRTSNGGFTSVEQLNDVSGIGEVRYAELSELVQVNGAG, encoded by the coding sequence ATGTCACCTTCGCATCGGTCCCCGCACCCGTCCGATGGAGTCGCGCGCCAGCGCTTGGCCGCACTCGCGGAGCGCGTCACCCACCGGCCGCCCCCACCTCGCGACCCCGGCACCGCCCCGAAGCCGGACGCGGGCCCAGCGTCCGGCTCCGGGATCGTCGAGCCGATCCCCGCGCCGCCGTACGCACAAGAAGCGGCCGGCCCGCGGGCAGCGCACCCCGAACCCGGCTCCGCCGAGCTCGACACCTCGGTTGGCGTGCCGTCCCCGGCGGAGCCGGCCCCGCCCGGCCTACCGCCGCCGCGCACCGCGCGCCGGGACCCGTCGAGCGACGAGGACACCTCCGGCTCCGGCTCCGGCTCCGGGAATGAGGCCACCCGCCCCAGCACCAGTGCCGGTTCCGGCCTGCGGCCACCACCGGGATACGTCGAGGCCGGTGACGACCTCACCCGCCGCTCCTGGCTCTCCGCGCTGCGCGACCGCCTTCCGCCCGCGCTGACCGAACAGCCCCGCCTGAGCCGGTCCGGCCTGCACGCGCTCGTCGCCGTGTGTTCCGTGGCCGTCATCGCGGCGTCCTGGTTCTTCATCCAGGCGCGGCCGTCGCCCGAACCAGCGCCCGAGCCCGGCTCCGCGTCCGGGGCCCCGGACGCCGATCCCGCTTCCTCCGGCGCGGAACCGGCGTCCCAGGATGCCCCGTCCGCGCCGGCACAGCCCACCGGCGAAGTCCTGGTCCACGTCGACGGCGAAGTGGGCGATCCCGGCGTCTTCACTCTCCCGGCCGGGTCACGGGTGGCCGACGCTGTCGAGGCCGCCGGGGGCGTCGACTCCGGTACCGATACCGACTCCCTCAACCTCGCGCGTCCCTTGGTCGACGGCGAGCAGGTGCTCGTCGGTGTCACTCCGCCGCCCGGTTCCGCCGCCTCCGGCGCCCCGGCGCCCGGGAACGCTCCGGAGCAGCCGGAACCACTGGTCGACCTCAACACCGCCTCGCCCGAGCAGTTGGAGGAGTTGCCCGGTATCGGCCCGGTACTCGCCGAACGCATCATCGAGCACCGGACCTCCAATGGCGGCTTCACCTCGGTCGAACAGTTGAACGACGTCAGTGGAATCGGCGAGGTGCGCTACGCCGAGCTCAGTGAGCTGGTGCAGGTGAACGGCGCCGGTTGA